One window from the genome of Natronomonas pharaonis DSM 2160 encodes:
- a CDS encoding FAD-binding protein, translating into MHEHDVIVVGAGGAGLRAAIAAHEEGADVAMVTKLHPVRSHTGAAEGGINAAIRDGDDWELHAYDTMKGSDYLGDAPAIETLAQDAPEEVIQLEHWGMPFSREDDGRVSQRPFGGLSFPRTTYAGAETGHHLLHTMYEQVVKRGIKVYDEFYVSELAVTDHDDPEDRECHGCVAYDIKSGDIVGFRATGGVILATGGDGQVFDHTTNAVANTGDGPAMAYRAGVPVEDMEFVQFHPTTLPSTGVLISEGVRGEGGILYNSEGERFMFEYGYANNDGELASRDVVSRAELTEVNEGRGINDEYVFLDMRHLGDERINDRLENIIHLAEDFEGVNPVEEPMPVKPGQHYHMGGVETNEHGETCIDGLYAAGECACASVHGSNRLGGNALPELIVFGARAGHHAAGRDLGTAEVPTGPSAETEREEGLETPVDPGALDTGDSDVAADGALVEPDELVEQAVETERQRVEELLESDGINHAEIREDLQKAMTENVNVFREEEGLKEALEVIRECRERYQNVAVSDPSRTFNTDLIHTIETRNLIDVAETITLGALAREEFRGAHWRQQYQERRDDEWLKHTMISWNDGSPKLYYKPVILEGENKEYEPKVRSY; encoded by the coding sequence ATACACGAACACGACGTAATCGTGGTCGGCGCCGGCGGCGCTGGCCTCCGTGCGGCCATCGCGGCCCACGAGGAAGGCGCCGACGTAGCGATGGTCACGAAACTGCATCCGGTCCGGTCACACACCGGCGCGGCCGAAGGTGGCATCAACGCCGCCATCCGCGACGGCGACGACTGGGAACTGCACGCCTACGACACGATGAAGGGCTCGGACTACCTCGGGGACGCCCCGGCCATCGAGACGCTGGCCCAAGACGCCCCTGAAGAAGTCATCCAGCTTGAACACTGGGGAATGCCGTTCTCCCGTGAGGACGACGGCCGCGTTTCACAGCGGCCGTTCGGCGGCCTCTCGTTCCCACGAACCACCTACGCCGGCGCTGAGACCGGCCACCACCTGCTGCATACGATGTACGAGCAGGTCGTCAAGCGGGGAATCAAGGTCTACGACGAGTTCTACGTCAGCGAACTCGCAGTCACCGACCACGACGACCCCGAGGACCGCGAGTGTCACGGCTGTGTCGCCTACGACATCAAGTCCGGCGATATCGTTGGCTTCCGCGCGACCGGTGGCGTCATTCTCGCGACCGGTGGCGACGGGCAGGTCTTCGACCACACGACCAACGCTGTTGCCAACACCGGTGACGGCCCGGCGATGGCCTACCGCGCCGGCGTTCCCGTCGAGGACATGGAGTTCGTCCAGTTCCACCCGACAACGCTGCCGTCGACCGGCGTCCTCATCTCTGAGGGTGTCCGGGGCGAGGGTGGTATCCTCTACAACAGCGAGGGCGAGCGCTTCATGTTCGAGTACGGCTACGCGAACAACGACGGCGAACTCGCCTCCCGTGATGTCGTCTCCCGTGCAGAACTCACCGAGGTAAACGAGGGCCGCGGCATCAACGACGAGTACGTTTTCCTCGACATGCGTCACCTCGGCGATGAGCGCATCAACGACCGCCTCGAAAACATCATCCACCTCGCGGAGGACTTCGAGGGCGTCAACCCCGTCGAGGAGCCGATGCCGGTCAAGCCCGGCCAGCACTACCACATGGGCGGCGTCGAGACCAACGAGCACGGCGAGACCTGTATTGACGGTCTCTACGCGGCCGGCGAATGTGCGTGTGCGTCGGTCCACGGTTCGAACCGGCTCGGCGGCAACGCTCTGCCGGAGCTCATCGTCTTCGGGGCCCGCGCGGGCCACCACGCCGCCGGACGGGACCTCGGCACCGCCGAAGTCCCCACCGGTCCCTCCGCCGAAACCGAACGCGAGGAGGGCCTCGAAACCCCTGTCGACCCCGGTGCGCTCGATACCGGCGACAGCGATGTCGCCGCCGACGGCGCGCTCGTCGAACCCGACGAACTCGTCGAGCAGGCCGTCGAAACCGAACGGCAGCGGGTCGAGGAACTGCTCGAAAGCGACGGCATCAACCACGCCGAAATCCGCGAGGACCTCCAGAAGGCGATGACGGAGAACGTCAACGTCTTCCGGGAGGAAGAAGGCCTGAAAGAGGCCCTTGAGGTCATCCGTGAGTGCCGCGAGCGGTACCAGAACGTCGCCGTTTCCGACCCCTCGCGAACGTTCAACACGGACCTCATCCACACCATCGAGACGCGGAACCTCATCGATGTCGCCGAGACCATCACCCTCGGTGCGCTCGCCCGCGAGGAGTTCCGCGGTGCACACTGGCGACAACAGTACCAGGAGCGACGCGACGACGAGTGGCTCAAGCACACGATGATTTCGTGGAACGACGGCAGCCCGAAGCTCTACTACAAGCCCGTCATCCTTGAAGGCGAAAACAAAGAATACGAGCCGAAAGTCCGCTCCTACTAA